Genomic DNA from Anaerolineales bacterium:
TTCAGGTTGCGCGACGTGGCGGGTTGGCTCAAGCCAAGCTCGTCACTCAGCTCGTTCACCACCCGCGGCATTTCAGCCAGGGCATAGATCATCAAGATCCGGTTCGGGTCGGCCAGGGCAGAGCATAGATCAGCATGGAGCCGTGAAACTTCCTGGGTTAATTGGGGGTTGTTCATAATCTGTTCAGCAATATACGCAGATACGAATATACATATTTATGATATATTAATGGAAAATCCATCCCATAAACAGTATTATTTGTCACAAATCATGTGTGATGCTGTCACATTAGATTATACAGCTAACCACTTTATAGGACAACCTGAGGAAACCATCCATGTCTGACAAAGCAGCTCCATCTGTGCATGTAGGCCAGGTGTTACGCCAGATCCGTGAGGAGCGTGGCATTTCCATCCGCGAGCTGAGCCGCAGGAGTGAACTCTCCGCTAATGCCCTGAGCATGATCGAGCGGGGGCTTTCTTCGCCTTCGGTCAGCACGCTTTACCGCCTGACGGATGCCTTGAATGTGCCCATCACAGCCATATTTCGTCCTGAACAGGTGCAGAATCCGATCGTTTTTCGGTCGGTCTCCGACCGGACGCATGTGCCTTTCCCCCTTGGGGTGTGGGAAGGGTTGGGGGGTGAGTCTTTCACCGGCCGCATGCAACCGTTCATGCTAACCCTGGAGAGTGGCGCCGAAAGTGGCCCGGAAAAGATCGTTCATACCGGTAGCGAGTTCGTCATGTGCTTGCGGGGCCAGCTCGAATATGAAGTAGAGGGTCAAAATTACACCCTTGAGGCTGGCGATAGCCTGTTGTTTGCCGCGCGGCTGACCCACCGCTGGCATAATCCCGGCCGAACGGTGACGAATGCGATCGTGGTTTTATCGGGTTATGATGAGTATGAAAAACCGGGGGTTTTTCACTTTCCACCTGAAAAGTGAACCAAATCGCAGCTGATCACATAGGGTGATACATCGCTGGTATCCGCCTTGATGATGTTGTTGGGGCGAAGCATTCGAAAGTAGCTCGGGCAGGTGGTTTGCATCAATCCCGAATGCGTCGCCCTTAC
This window encodes:
- a CDS encoding cupin; protein product: MSDKAAPSVHVGQVLRQIREERGISIRELSRRSELSANALSMIERGLSSPSVSTLYRLTDALNVPITAIFRPEQVQNPIVFRSVSDRTHVPFPLGVWEGLGGESFTGRMQPFMLTLESGAESGPEKIVHTGSEFVMCLRGQLEYEVEGQNYTLEAGDSLLFAARLTHRWHNPGRTVTNAIVVLSGYDEYEKPGVFHFPPEK